DNA sequence from the Cohnella herbarum genome:
TTAATTGCATCCAGCGTGTTATAGACGAAATGCGGATTGATCTGCGCTTGAAGCGCCCGAATCTCGGCTTCCTTCTCCTTGTCGGAGACGATGCGCACCTCCTGGATCAGATCCGCGATCCTCCCGCGCATACCATTGAACGCGGTTTGCAGCATGCCGATCTCGTCGTTGGAGTTCGCCTGTAGCTGCATCCCCTGCGGATCCTTCTGAATCTGTTTCATGGCGACGACCATCTGCCGAATCGGCTTCGTAATATAGCGCGTCGTCAACCAAGCGAGCAGCAGGAACAGAGCGGAGAAGGCGACGATCGTCACGATGAGGAACCTTTTCTGGTTCTCGGTCTGAGCGTCAAGATCGATCTGGGGAACGATCGCGTAATAGGACCAATTGTTAAAATCCGACAAAATTCTGCCGATACGGTAGTTCTCCCCGTTCAGCTTGAACCGGACGAACTCCCCCGGCTTCGTCGCCTTGTAGAAAGACACTCCGCTCATGCGGGTGCCGTAGGCTTCCGAATCGGGATGCCAGATCAGATTGCCCGAATCGTCCGCCACGAGGATCGTTCCGTGCGGGCTGACGTCGACGGGACCGACGAGACGGTCGAGCGCCGAAATCTTTACATTAAGGATCAGCGTGCCTAACGCTTGAAGCTCGTCCGTGACGTCCCGTATACTCATCCCCGCGGCGAAGTAATACGAATTATGCGCCGAGTAACGGTTCGGCGGAATCTCGTAAGTAGGAATCCAGACGACCCTCCCGTTTTCCTCCGCGATTCTTTCCAACCATTGCGGGTTTCGGACGATCTGATCGGTGAACAAGCTCGATCCGCGAAAATCAGCGAACGAAGTCGTGCCTTCTTCGGAAAGGAAATACACGGAATCGACGTCGTCTTTGCCCCTTAGGAAATTTCGCAAATACCGGTTGATCCCGTCCTCCGATAGCCGGCTTTCAGCATTCCCGCCCGTGGTGGGAGGCGTTTCCGACAATTGCTCGATGATGTCGTCCCGGTTATAGATGTCCAGTAACTGCGATTCAACGCCCCGCAGCATCTCGTCCGCATTCCTCATGACGAGGTTCAGCACTTGAAGCGATTCCTTGTCGCTTTTCTCTTGAACCCACTGCGCCGAGTTCTGGTAGAAAAGGAAGCCTAGCAAGGTTAACGGGGCCAATATCACGGTCAGCAAGAGAAGCATAAGCTTGCTTCCCAGCTTGCTATTGCGCAGAAAAGTAGGAATCATTCCTCGGCCCTCCGGTTCCCGAATCGTCATGTAACCGCTTTCGTATTCTAAAGTGTATAATGATGAACCCTTTTTGACAACAGGTGAAGGAGACGGCTATTCCCGTCTCCTCGATGTCTTCCGCTTTATTTGGTTAAGGTGAACGAATCGAAATCCGCCGTCAACGGGACCGCCGCCCAGGATTTGGCCATTAGTCCGACGGATAGAGGAGCAACTGAAGGATAATTGACGCTGCCCGCGCTCACCCATGCATCTCCCGGATTCTGCCTGTAATCGGCGTAATACTGACTTCCGAGCTTCCTCATCCTTAAGGAAACCTCGGTCCCCGCGTACGAAGTCACGGCGGCCAGTGCCGGGAACCCCGATCGCGAGAGCTCTAACCCGTTGCCTTGAAGATTGCCCCAAAGGAAATAGTTGTTCGTTCCGAAACGGACCGCCAACCCGGCATGGAAGTCTGAACCCGCGGAATACGAGGCTAAGTTCAACCGAGTCTCGATCGTCCAGTCCCCCCCGCCCATATCCGTTCGCATAAGCTTCGGCGATTGGTCGATAAAATCCCAGTTGTCGTATGTGCCCGAACCCGGGAGGGTCATTCTGAACTTACCGGCGACAAACGAGTAAGCCGGACCCGCAAGCGGCGCGCTCCAAGTCCACGATCCGTTAAGAGGGCCGTCGAACGGATCGAGAATCGTCGTTCCTGCGCTATTCGCGTAGTAGACTTCCAGTTCGCTGATGGCAGTGAATTTCTCCGCGCCTCCCGCGTTTCCGATGATCCGCACGCCGTCGCCCCAAGTATCGTTGAATTTGAACGTATACGTTTTGTATGGCGCAGCCGTGCCGTTATACGGATAATCGGGACTAACGGACAAGCCGCCTGCGTCGACCCATTGGAAATTTTGCAGGACTTGCACCTTAAGACCGCCGGAGAAATACCCTCCGTCCGGAAAAGAAGCTCCCGTCGTATAGACAACCTTGTTCAAGTTATAGGGTCTGGACCACGTGTATCCCCAGTAGCTCTGCGATTTGGCCTCTCCGTTCCAGTCGTCGGCATTGACGTTTTTCACGCCGTCGTTAAGCGCCCACGGGTTGCCCTGATGGAAGCTCGCTCCCGCGATCGGCGTTTTGTCGTCTCCCGTAACAGCCAGATTGCTCACGTCGTTTCGCGCGTTGTTCGGGGCCAGCGCCGTATTGTGCGGAGTCACGAACAATCGCCGCAAGGAGAAACGATAATTGTTCACCGGACCTTCGAACGTATTGGCGTTGAACCACATTCGCTTTCCGTCCGTGCTAATGTATTTGGAAGGCATAACCGTCGTATAACCGCCGTTCTTGCTCAGCGTCCAAGGGGAGGAATACGTTCCGAAGTCCTTGGACAAAAACCTTTTCCACGGACCCCACGGAGCCGGCGCCTCGTAAAATTCGAACGTGTACTCGGTCCAGGACAGATAAATATAGCGATTCAATGCGCGATTATACGTCACGCTCCCTTGCGAGATCGGAGTCATGTCCCGAATATGACCGGACGGAAACCCCGCGGTTACGGCTGGGTAAATCCTTCTGTCGTCCTGCAGGACCGGCTGACGGGCGGCTACGTTACCGTAGCCGGACCAGGATTGCGCCCCTCCGTTCAGTCCGCCCGTCCAGAACTGCCATTTCGACAGGTCCTGAACGTTATCCGTAGCGAGAATGCGAGCCAAGTAGAGCTTGGTTGGATCGGGCACCGAATTGTTAAAAGAATCGCGCCAATTGTAGTCCGTTCCGTAAGCATAGATATAGTCGTCCCAATTGGAGTTCGGATCGTTATCGACGCCGTCCTTGCCCCAGTCGAGGAAGAAGACCGTCGTAAAGACCGAATTCGGGAACATCGGAGAGGTCGCGTTCCAAGTCCAAGTCGCCCCCTTATCCGTCGATTTCAAAATCGTCGCATTAGGCGCGTCGTTGAATGAAGGGCCGTAGAACTTGGCGCCCGGGCACCGGTTCAAATCTTGAACGGCCAACCAAAGCGTGCCTCCCCTCGAGGTCAATCCGGTAGGCTTGCGATTGTACTTGGCCGATCCGTCCCCGCAAGTCGACTGGTTCCAGAGGGGCCCGAATCCTGCGCTGACCCGATTGCCGACGAGATTTCCATTATCGGGATGCCCGCTTGTGATCCGGTTGAACGCGATATCGCTCCAGCCTTGATTGGTCCATCCCCAGCCGTCGCCGTTCGCGAGATACAAGTTGTCGTCGTTCGACCATGCGGACGGCCATAGATCTCCGTCGCTGACCGTATTATACGTGCTACCCTCATCGATGAAAGCGGTTGCGAAAAACGTACTTTCTTCCGGGACGATCGCATGCGCGCGTCCTTCGTCGACCGTAAATCCTATTAGTAACAAGAAAACCGCGACTAGAATACCGTTTCTAACTCCGTTCATGCCTATTTCCCTCCCAAGAAGGTTCACAAGATCGTCTTCAGT
Encoded proteins:
- a CDS encoding cache domain-containing sensor histidine kinase translates to MIPTFLRNSKLGSKLMLLLLTVILAPLTLLGFLFYQNSAQWVQEKSDKESLQVLNLVMRNADEMLRGVESQLLDIYNRDDIIEQLSETPPTTGGNAESRLSEDGINRYLRNFLRGKDDVDSVYFLSEEGTTSFADFRGSSLFTDQIVRNPQWLERIAEENGRVVWIPTYEIPPNRYSAHNSYYFAAGMSIRDVTDELQALGTLILNVKISALDRLVGPVDVSPHGTILVADDSGNLIWHPDSEAYGTRMSGVSFYKATKPGEFVRFKLNGENYRIGRILSDFNNWSYYAIVPQIDLDAQTENQKRFLIVTIVAFSALFLLLAWLTTRYITKPIRQMVVAMKQIQKDPQGMQLQANSNDEIGMLQTAFNGMRGRIADLIQEVRIVSDKEKEAEIRALQAQINPHFVYNTLDAINWLAIEKDENEISSMITALSDMMRYAIRPGAPWVRVEEELRWARAYAYLQEMRFEAKFAVEFAVPTELARYRVPRLLLQPYLENAILHGMENLESGGLIRVSLNKESEDRLRLVVEDNGSGISADRMEDIKTRKSHGIGITNMDDRLKLEYDAGYGVTVESEPERGTRVTVVLPVIEEENEP